The sequence tagattactttaaaaatctttgcaaactttgtgcgattgttgaatattcaggcaggttctgaaattcgagtattattttaattagagcataaaaagcttagtaacgtaggaaaaaacttagaattatttcagttaagttcattacaaatatttatagtcaaaatacttttttcttatacattgcatttaaattgctttaaaaatcttcgcaaactttgtgcgattgttgaattttattttaattagagcataaaaagcttagtaacgtaggaaaaaacttagaattatttcagttaagttcatcacaaatatttatattcaaaatacttttttcttatacatctagtttataaatttttggttaaaaattattgacaaattcgttgcaattaaattgctttaaaattctttgcaaactttgtgcgattgttgaatattattttaattagagcataaaaagcttagtaacgtaggaaaaaacttagaattatttcagttaagttcatcacaaatatttatattcaaaatacttttttcttatacatctagtttataaatttttggttaaaaattattgacaaattcgttgcaattaaattgctttaaaattctttgcaaactttgtgcgattgttgaatattattttaattagagcataaaaagcttagtaacgtaggaaaaaacttagaattatttcagttaagttcatcacaaatatttatagtcaaaatacttttttgttatacattgcatttaaattgctttaagaatcttcgcaaactttgtgcgattgttgaatattattttaataagagcataaaaagcttagaataggaacgtaggaaaaaaagaattattaggttcttatataatttttaatcaagattatttcagtgtgtcttgttcgtttgttgtaggtAGGTTTATGCTGTTTCAGAGCTGGATTTATGGGTCAGATACCGCCTTTGTTTATGCCGATTGTGGCTCAGCGTTAAACACCGTCTCATGCTGTCTTCGAAGTCGATCCTGCCTTGCAGTTTGAAAACGTCTAAATTAATAGGAATGGACATTGTTAGTAATaacattttaaaactatttaaattacactaccaaaaagtacgctgttcacgagtttcagtttagataaagatcgtttgccctgtactccgtcccagttaaaattgaaaagaacgttGTCAGAGAAAAGTTTTCTCATTACTCCAATAATGTCTAATGATGCACTTTCAGCATAAAGATATatgatttctaaatgaaaaccaccaatttaagttatgaaacacaattaaaaatattcaaaaataccattgattcttgataatcatctgagtccaacttttgctcaatgtcataaactgaatccagcgatgttagtggcataacgatatagagctcggtgtgagtatcattttccgtttcttcgctgatacggcatactattttgtgcgttttcttaatCAGAACTTTTGAGTCACGCATGACCTTATAGATAGCCATGACTTCTGCCAATTCTGGAAGCTGAAATgatagcataaataataattaaagagaatcaaggtattgcggctacaattgctagggtttcacaaataacagttcaatatttcactacgcaccttttcttcaatcttagtcaatcaaattccaggtcgatatgcttctgtaatattgtttgtagtatTGCCATTATATTTTCGTTTGTTGTAGGGAATGTTCCTTCGTTGGTTAAGGAAGTAGCCGCATTACTCAAAACGGTACTCGTTGTATTTAAGGAAGAGTGAAAGGAcgcgctgtgttgtgctacatcgaTGAAATCGGCGTTTGCTGAATCGGAATTGGAGGGAAGTAAATCAATCAATTTGTTGTGTGTTTGGTTGGTACTAGAGCTGGGCGAATTATTGAAATTGTTGTTTATAGCTTTTGAGCTAGATGGAAACGGTTCGCTGTGTACTGCTACATCGACCAAATGCGCATTTGTTGCATTGAAGCCCTTTGACAAGTAAAACTTTCGGAATTTTCGCGTATATGGTTCGCTGGTTGTGGCGCTAGACGGATGACGGAGATTGGCGTTCTTTGCATATAATTTAGATGGAAACGGTtcgctgtgttgtgctacatccACGAAATAGGGGTCCGTTGCATTGGGAGCGGAGGGAAGTACATCTACCATACCCTTGAATGTTTGGTTGGTAGTAGAGctggaaatatttaaaaaggcgTTGCTTTTCCTATTCGAAGTAGAGGTATACATATCTATGTCTTCTTCAAATATGTCCTGGCTCGCCATTCTTTCTGATCATATGTTCtccatgaaaaaaaataaatacaattacGAGTAGCATTTATagtaatttgtttgaaaatatatGAGGAGGTCCTCACTGTagggttattatttttatttaactttgtgtttaagttactctgaactttgtaatttttgaatttttacatCAAGAAGATATTATGTATGTGActattcatattaataaaaaataataaagcatACTACACTCGCCAAAACGTAACATTTCATTCATATGTGAATTCGAGTAAATTGAGAAAGTTAATTTTACCATTGATGCCTTAGGAAAGCTTCTTacgaatataatatatatatatattttccaaaataaaCATTTTGGAAATGTTACGTTTTGGTGTGGACCTCCGCATGTCATCAAATTGGAGCAAGCGATAATATAAGAATATTAGttagaaaatttgtgaaaaaggtTATGAAGTAAGGGTATGAGaagatatttattttcaaaaggaATACAAAAATACTTATGTTCAATATCTTCCCAGGAAATTTCAAGTCTCATTTCATCCAACCTACTTCCAACCAATATACCAAGGGCTGAAAGTGACTCAAGTGGTGCTTCGTAATAATTATCGACTTTAAGAAATGCGTTCGCTACTACCACGTCCTTTCCCGATTCGTTTAttgtttctattatttttattGGACCTGTCCCCTTACTAAAGAAATATGAATCCTTCTCTTTTTTTGGATCAATAATAAGAGAACcatattttgatgttttttttatttctaggCATTTTCTCTCCTGAAGGtgaaaataaagttgctgcaaaatttgattgggcttttttatcaactttttcaggaattgcataaaattttcaaatttgtatgcaGAGAATTGATCCAAAGTCCCATTATCTCTGGCACACGCAGGCAAATGCAACAAACAGTGGATGTTAAAGCTAATTAAATCGTCACCGTAAATTTCACCAAAGAGGTTGACAAACTCGTCTAACATTTCTTGTACAACATTGGTTTCGGTTTCGCAAAATGTTCCACGAGAAAGGATTCGTATGCTGGCATGTAAAAGAAGGAAATGATAATACAAATTATCATCAACGCAACCTTTTAAAACAAATATCCCAGAATAAAGTAAAAACTGTCTGTACTCTGTTGATTTccagtttttattttcttctaaatTTCTGCAAACTCTTCCGAATTCTGAAGGGACGTAGGAAGATATATAGTCAAACCTTGTATTCATTTCAGCAATGTTTCCCTTGTTAACCAATTGCTGAAGCAGTTTTTTTGTCACGCCTAGATCAACAAGATGCATTGGATCTAGAGGGAATTGGGATACCATACGAAAGTTTGCTGCCTCAAGCACACTTTGTTGTTGTAAGTTATGGTGTTCCTTGTCAAGTCTGTTCTTAAAGGATAAGTCGGTTCGCAACTCACATATCTGTTTTGAGAATGACAATCTTGTTCCTATACGTTCTCCCACCTGGCAACActtaggacaactgtgttttccgcTATGTCCTTGTACTCCAGAAATAAAAGCTCGTGCGGGTGAATCGCATATAAATAGATGAACATGAAACCGTTTCAAATCGGGGAATGAGCCTACTTTCAAGCCATTTATCCTTAATAGACTAACTTCCTCCGCGAAGTCTTTCaaaaaaccgtttgcgtttgttggtttttgttttcctgaAAAACACGCAATCAAAAAGGACGCTCAATTGCATTACCGACAATTGATCCTAGAATCGGCCAGAGCACTCTCTTCGAACTTTCAAATGGTTTGAGACCATCAATTCCCACATCTATTAATACTTGTGTAGCGTTTTTTAGACTAGGAAACAA is a genomic window of Eurosta solidaginis isolate ZX-2024a chromosome 4, ASM4086904v1, whole genome shotgun sequence containing:
- the LOC137249943 gene encoding uncharacterized protein; protein product: MVSQFPLDPMHLVDLGVTKKLLQQLVNKGNIAEMNTRFDYISSYVPSEFGRVCRNLEENKNWKSTEYRQFLLYSGIFVLKGCVDDNLYYHFLLLHASIRILSRGTFCETETNVVQEMLDEFVNLFGEIYGDDLISFNIHCLLHLPACARDNGTLDQFSAYKFENFMQFLKKLIKKPNQILQQLYFHLQERKCLEIKKTSKYGSLIIDPKKEKDSYFFSKGTGPIKIIETINESGKDVVVANAFLKVDNYYEAPLESLSALGILVGSRLDEMRLEISWEDIEHKYFCIPFENKYLLIPLLHNLFHKFSN